In Panacibacter ginsenosidivorans, the following proteins share a genomic window:
- a CDS encoding OsmC family protein, translating to MTSQIIYKGALRTEATHLQSNTVIETDAPTDNQGKGERFSPTDLLATSLGNCMMTIMGIKARDMNVDLEGTKIDINKIMKAEPRRVGGIKVAFHFPASLQLNDKQKTILENAARTCPVAKSIHPDIEQDINFNW from the coding sequence ATGACTTCTCAAATAATTTATAAAGGGGCGTTAAGAACCGAAGCTACCCATTTACAAAGTAATACGGTTATTGAAACAGATGCACCAACAGATAACCAGGGCAAGGGTGAAAGGTTCTCTCCTACTGATCTTTTGGCAACTTCTTTGGGTAACTGCATGATGACGATCATGGGTATTAAAGCAAGAGATATGAATGTTGATCTTGAAGGTACGAAGATCGATATCAACAAAATCATGAAAGCTGAACCACGCAGGGTTGGTGGTATCAAAGTTGCGTTTCATTTTCCTGCTTCGTTACAATTAAACGATAAACAAAAGACAATTCTTGAAAATGCTGCACGTACATGCCCTGTAGCAAAAAGTATTCATCCCGATATTGAGCAGGATATAAACTTTAACTGGTAA
- a CDS encoding phosphoribosylanthranilate isomerase, translating into MRIKVCGMTKAEQVKQLDELGVEFAGFIFYPKSPRYVFKSMPATEIKKIRGKINKVGVFVNADPDEVLKIVDACGLYLVQLHGDESPRVCERIANYVSVIKAFRISDDDNIEWKIREYYDAVDMYMFDTEGVGYGGTGKKFNWQLLRGQNIRKPFFLSGGISPDDAENLKTFQNDPVAKDLFAVDINSKFEIMPGVKDMDKVKEFVDKLKD; encoded by the coding sequence ATGCGCATTAAGGTATGCGGAATGACCAAAGCTGAGCAGGTAAAACAACTCGATGAGTTGGGGGTAGAATTTGCCGGTTTTATTTTTTATCCAAAGTCGCCTCGCTATGTTTTTAAAAGTATGCCGGCAACAGAGATAAAAAAGATTCGTGGCAAGATCAATAAAGTGGGTGTGTTTGTAAATGCTGATCCTGATGAAGTGCTCAAGATCGTTGATGCATGTGGTTTGTACCTTGTGCAATTGCATGGTGATGAGAGCCCACGTGTTTGTGAGCGCATCGCAAATTATGTCTCAGTTATCAAAGCGTTCCGCATCAGTGACGATGACAATATTGAGTGGAAGATTCGCGAATATTACGATGCGGTTGACATGTACATGTTCGATACAGAGGGCGTGGGCTATGGAGGCACCGGAAAAAAATTTAACTGGCAATTGTTGAGAGGGCAAAATATTCGCAAGCCATTTTTTTTAAGCGGTGGTATTAGTCCGGATGACGCAGAAAATTTAAAAACATTTCAGAATGATCCAGTTGCCAAAGATCTTTTCGCAGTTGATATTAACAGTAAGTTTGAAATAATGCCCGGCGTAAAAGATATGGATAAGGTTAAAGAATTTGTTGACAAGTTGAAGGATTAA
- a CDS encoding acyltransferase family protein → MQTFDVLNLISQNAFLPIFSKIFKMPQPTTVIKSQRLLSLDFMRGFIMVLLAMESTGLYEHLFDATKGNLLNGFFLEFFHHPWNGLRFWDLIQPGFMFMAGVSMAYSLHKQTESGIPWNDQFKKILKRCFWLFFWGVLDYAVRGSHLSFELWDVLTQLSFTTLVAFLIFKWNTKAQIGVCIGLLLLTEILYRFTNVPGFDQPFTDQHNFGNYMDTILMNKINHDGWVAINCIPTAVHTIAGALVGKLLMSNRNDKIKQMLLWAIIVLVVGFGLDWLHITPIIKRIATTSFTLASLGWCLIGLAFCYWWIDILNHKKYVQFFLVVGMNSIFIYLFFEIVGSRWFNEYITIIATNVFSWFNTPEMLSNILASLCIFALEWTMCWFLYKKKVFFKL, encoded by the coding sequence ATGCAAACGTTTGACGTGTTGAATCTTATTTCTCAGAATGCTTTTCTTCCTATCTTCTCAAAAATTTTCAAAATGCCCCAGCCAACAACAGTTATAAAAAGCCAGCGATTACTTTCACTTGATTTTATGCGTGGTTTTATTATGGTATTGCTTGCCATGGAAAGTACTGGTTTATACGAGCATCTTTTTGATGCTACAAAGGGGAATTTGCTTAACGGGTTTTTTCTGGAGTTCTTTCATCATCCATGGAATGGATTGAGGTTTTGGGATCTGATACAACCCGGCTTTATGTTCATGGCTGGTGTTTCCATGGCTTATTCATTGCACAAACAAACAGAAAGCGGCATACCATGGAATGATCAATTTAAAAAAATACTAAAACGCTGTTTCTGGTTGTTCTTTTGGGGCGTACTAGATTATGCAGTAAGGGGCAGTCATTTGTCATTTGAGTTATGGGATGTATTAACTCAATTATCGTTTACTACACTTGTTGCATTTCTAATTTTTAAATGGAATACAAAAGCACAAATCGGTGTCTGTATAGGATTGCTATTGTTGACAGAAATATTATATCGTTTTACAAATGTGCCCGGCTTTGATCAGCCATTTACAGACCAGCACAACTTTGGTAATTACATGGATACTATTCTTATGAATAAGATCAATCATGATGGCTGGGTTGCCATTAATTGTATTCCCACTGCTGTACATACAATAGCCGGAGCATTGGTTGGTAAACTATTAATGAGTAATCGTAATGATAAAATAAAACAAATGCTTTTGTGGGCTATAATTGTGTTAGTTGTTGGTTTTGGGTTGGATTGGCTGCATATAACACCCATCATTAAACGTATTGCTACAACATCATTCACACTGGCTTCATTAGGTTGGTGTTTAATTGGTTTGGCTTTTTGTTATTGGTGGATAGATATTCTGAATCATAAAAAATATGTACAATTCTTTTTAGTCGTTGGTATGAATTCGATCTTTATTTACTTATTTTTCGAGATAGTTGGTAGCCGGTGGTTCAATGAATACATTACGATCATTGCGACCAATGTATTCAGCTGGTTTAATACACCTGAAATGCTGAGTAATATTCTTGCATCTTTATGCATATTTGCACTGGAATGGACTATGTGCTGGTTCTTATATAAAAAGAAAGTATTCTTCAAATTATAA
- a CDS encoding GNAT family N-acetyltransferase produces MQIEQQQKGVKGMFYVGDSENPQAAMVYRRDAKDNIIIEHTEVGDELRGKNAGFQLVRTAVEYARVHNIKILPLCPFAKSVFAKKPEFADVLIR; encoded by the coding sequence ATGCAAATTGAGCAGCAACAAAAAGGTGTAAAGGGAATGTTTTATGTTGGTGATTCCGAAAACCCACAGGCAGCAATGGTTTACAGAAGAGATGCAAAAGACAATATTATTATCGAACATACAGAAGTGGGCGATGAACTGCGTGGCAAAAATGCCGGCTTTCAATTGGTGCGTACTGCTGTTGAATATGCAAGGGTACACAACATAAAAATTTTACCCCTTTGCCCTTTTGCTAAATCTGTGTTTGCAAAGAAACCGGAGTTTGCAGATGTGCTTATTAGATAG
- a CDS encoding anthranilate synthase component II, giving the protein MKILVFDNYDSFTYNLVHLVEKIIHEKVHVHRNDQIPLEKVKEFDKIILSPGPGIPEEAGLLLPLIKEYASTKSILGVCLGHQAIGEAFGGTLTNLTSVFHGVATPIQVKSERSKVEHDLFEGLPKEFEVGRYHSWVVDRNNFPQELEITAEDETGFIMALQHRTFDVQGVQFHPESVLTPSGEAIMRNWLKQ; this is encoded by the coding sequence ATGAAAATACTTGTCTTCGATAATTACGATTCTTTTACTTACAATTTGGTGCATCTTGTAGAAAAAATTATTCATGAGAAGGTTCATGTGCATAGGAATGATCAGATACCATTAGAAAAAGTAAAAGAGTTTGATAAAATAATTTTGTCTCCTGGTCCTGGTATTCCTGAAGAAGCAGGATTGTTATTGCCATTGATAAAAGAATACGCCAGCACCAAATCTATACTGGGGGTATGTTTGGGGCACCAGGCAATCGGCGAAGCATTTGGCGGAACACTTACTAATTTAACAAGTGTATTTCATGGCGTGGCAACACCAATACAAGTGAAAAGTGAAAGGTCAAAAGTTGAACATGATTTGTTCGAAGGTCTACCGAAAGAATTTGAAGTAGGTCGTTATCATTCATGGGTGGTTGACAGAAATAATTTTCCTCAAGAACTGGAAATAACCGCAGAAGATGAAACAGGTTTTATCATGGCATTGCAACATAGAACTTTTGATGTACAAGGTGTGCAGTTTCATCCGGAAAGTGTATTAACACCAAGTGGAGAAGCAATTATGAGAAATTGGCTAAAGCAATAA
- a CDS encoding GNAT family N-acetyltransferase gives MVQTRIATDKDLPQILDIYNDAILNTTAVYDYEPHTLDMRRQWFETKQQQGFPVFVAEENNEVLGFSSIGPFRAWAGYKYSVENSIYVKDGQRGKGIGKLLMQPLIDAAKEMKLHTIIAGIDADNKLSIDFHKQFGFEEAGHLKQIGWKFDRWLDLVFMQLLIK, from the coding sequence ATGGTTCAGACAAGAATAGCAACAGACAAAGATTTACCGCAAATACTTGACATCTACAATGATGCCATTTTAAACACAACTGCTGTGTATGATTATGAACCGCACACATTAGACATGCGCAGGCAATGGTTTGAAACAAAGCAACAGCAAGGATTTCCGGTATTTGTAGCAGAAGAGAATAATGAAGTGCTTGGCTTTAGTTCAATTGGTCCATTTCGCGCATGGGCTGGTTATAAATATTCTGTAGAGAATTCCATTTATGTAAAAGACGGGCAACGTGGCAAAGGAATTGGTAAATTATTAATGCAACCATTGATTGATGCCGCAAAAGAAATGAAGCTTCATACTATCATTGCAGGCATTGATGCAGACAACAAACTAAGTATAGATTTTCATAAACAATTTGGTTTTGAAGAAGCGGGGCATTTAAAACAAATAGGCTGGAAATTTGACAGGTGGCTGGACTTGGTTTTTATGCAATTACTAATCAAATGA
- a CDS encoding GxxExxY protein, with amino-acid sequence MPEYKYQDITQKIIGAAMKVHATLGNGFQEVIYQRALAIELRYAGLSFEREFSMKLFYRDEEIGERRVDFLIEGKIMIELKALTQLENVHLAQAKNYLEAYNVEVGLLLNFGTSSLEVKRLGNNKYNPSFNPVNP; translated from the coding sequence ATGCCTGAATATAAATATCAAGACATAACGCAAAAGATTATTGGTGCTGCAATGAAAGTTCATGCAACACTTGGCAACGGGTTTCAGGAAGTAATTTATCAACGCGCACTTGCAATTGAGCTTCGTTATGCAGGCTTAAGTTTTGAAAGAGAGTTTAGCATGAAATTATTTTACAGAGATGAAGAAATTGGAGAAAGACGAGTTGACTTTTTAATTGAAGGCAAAATTATGATTGAATTAAAAGCCCTGACACAATTAGAAAATGTTCATCTGGCACAAGCGAAGAATTATTTAGAAGCTTACAATGTTGAAGTTGGGTTATTATTAAATTTTGGAACAAGCAGTCTGGAGGTTAAAAGACTTGGCAACAACAAATATAATCCCAGCTTCAATCCTGTAAATCCATAA
- the trpD gene encoding anthranilate phosphoribosyltransferase yields the protein MKKILQYLFEHKTLSREQAKEILTNISKSMYSEHEVTAFITVFLMRSITIEELQGFRDALLDLCVQVDLNGYKTMDIVGTGGDGKNTFNISTLSCFIVAGTGQKVAKHGNYGASSVSGASNVMELLGYKFKSDNDQLKKEIEAANICFLHAPVFHPALKTVGPIRKNLGLRTFFNMLGPMVNPASPAYQLVGVYNLEMARIYNYLLQQTGRAFTIIHGLDGYDEISLTNDTKVITNEGEKIMTPIELGKRIVSAEDIFGGNTTEEAAKIFKKIIKGEGSWAQNAVVLANAAMALQCTGGYKIYDDAYHAAVDSLESGKAYQSLQTLISLQ from the coding sequence ATGAAAAAGATTCTACAATACTTATTCGAACACAAAACCTTGTCACGCGAACAAGCCAAAGAAATACTCACCAATATTTCCAAAAGCATGTACAGTGAACATGAAGTAACTGCTTTCATCACCGTGTTTCTCATGCGTAGTATTACCATCGAAGAGCTTCAGGGATTTCGCGATGCTCTTCTAGATCTTTGCGTACAGGTTGATCTCAATGGTTACAAAACAATGGACATTGTTGGAACAGGCGGCGATGGTAAAAATACGTTCAACATTTCAACGCTTTCCTGTTTTATTGTTGCAGGAACAGGACAAAAAGTTGCGAAACATGGTAATTACGGTGCATCTTCTGTTAGCGGCGCAAGTAATGTAATGGAGTTGTTAGGTTATAAATTCAAAAGCGATAATGACCAATTAAAGAAAGAAATTGAAGCTGCGAATATTTGCTTCCTTCATGCACCCGTTTTTCATCCGGCGTTAAAAACGGTTGGGCCAATAAGAAAGAATCTTGGCTTAAGAACTTTCTTCAATATGCTCGGACCAATGGTAAACCCTGCCTCACCGGCATATCAATTGGTCGGTGTATATAACTTAGAAATGGCAAGAATTTATAATTACCTGCTGCAACAAACAGGAAGAGCATTCACCATCATTCATGGACTTGATGGTTACGATGAAATATCACTCACAAACGATACAAAGGTCATCACCAATGAAGGAGAGAAAATCATGACACCAATTGAATTGGGAAAACGCATTGTTTCCGCAGAAGATATTTTTGGCGGTAATACAACTGAAGAAGCAGCAAAGATCTTTAAGAAAATTATTAAAGGTGAAGGATCCTGGGCGCAGAATGCAGTGGTGCTGGCCAATGCTGCAATGGCTTTGCAATGCACAGGTGGATACAAAATATATGATGATGCGTATCATGCAGCAGTTGATAGCTTGGAAAGTGGAAAAGCATATCAATCATTACAAACATTAATCAGTTTGCAATAA
- the lipA gene encoding lipoyl synthase has product MQELPVVQKVKKPDWLRVKLPIGESYKHVRNLVDTHKLHTICESGNCPNMGECWGAGTATFMILGNICTRSCGFCAVATGRPEAVDWDEPQRVAEAIHLMKVKHAVITSVDRDEIKDGGSIIWYNTIKAVKALNPDTTLETLIPDFKGQTENIQRIIDAAPEVVSHNIETVERLSKQVRIQAKYRRSIEVLRVLKEGGMRTKTGMMLGLGETKEEIIQSMEDLAAVNVDVITLGQYLQPTQKHLPVHRFVHPDEFAELREIGYELGFDYVESGPLVRSSYHSEKHVFKGYGRRKWMDEKEQVLSL; this is encoded by the coding sequence ATGCAGGAATTACCAGTAGTGCAGAAAGTAAAGAAGCCTGATTGGCTGCGTGTAAAATTACCCATTGGCGAAAGCTATAAGCATGTACGCAATCTTGTAGATACGCATAAACTACACACTATTTGCGAAAGCGGCAATTGCCCTAACATGGGTGAATGCTGGGGCGCCGGTACGGCCACTTTTATGATACTTGGTAATATCTGCACAAGAAGCTGTGGTTTTTGTGCCGTTGCAACAGGCAGACCCGAAGCGGTTGACTGGGATGAACCGCAACGTGTGGCAGAAGCCATTCACTTAATGAAAGTAAAGCATGCAGTTATTACAAGTGTTGACCGCGACGAAATAAAAGATGGCGGTTCTATTATATGGTATAACACCATCAAAGCTGTAAAAGCATTAAATCCCGACACTACATTAGAAACACTGATCCCCGATTTTAAAGGGCAAACAGAAAACATACAACGTATTATTGATGCTGCGCCTGAAGTAGTGAGCCATAATATAGAAACAGTAGAGCGCTTAAGCAAACAGGTACGCATACAAGCTAAATATCGTCGTAGTATAGAAGTGTTGCGTGTTTTAAAAGAAGGCGGCATGCGTACCAAGACAGGTATGATGCTCGGCCTTGGCGAAACAAAAGAAGAGATCATACAAAGCATGGAAGATCTTGCTGCAGTAAATGTTGATGTTATCACTTTGGGCCAGTATTTGCAGCCAACACAAAAACATTTGCCTGTTCATCGGTTTGTACATCCTGATGAATTTGCAGAATTAAGAGAGATCGGTTATGAACTTGGTTTTGATTATGTAGAGAGCGGGCCACTGGTGCGTTCTTCTTATCACAGCGAAAAACATGTGTTTAAAGGTTATGGCAGAAGAAAATGGATGGATGAAAAAGAACAGGTATTAAGTTTATAA
- a CDS encoding T9SS type A sorting domain-containing protein — MKTILQKIFSTLGLSFIISFAFAQPGTLDSSFGVNGKVTKNFGADYTGIKACAIQADGKIISVGNSDLSPWNVPNNLILAQYLMNGNLDSAFGINGKVTTTFNLGASLIIASTVLIQPDQKILIGGSFFDSYSMTDHFVMARYLTDGSLDSAFGVNGKVFTYIGPFPKENSLRALCLQQDGKILAGGYSDGYCLIRYKSNGIIDSSFAINGIFTNNSDEALICDISIQNDGKIVTAGRSEYSTSGFQIVRHKPNGNLDSSFGINGKTVTTFLGEFAQAQSLALLNNGSSIASGFSYNPDQNNYNMVLAKYKSTGALDSSFGINGKVITNTVGNYIAYSGKLLVQWNGKFIVAGNIAASNFIISRFNENGSIDSSFGAFGKATAIFEVSTNTLSGTLQKDGKIIAVGGPDFRLARFKGDEPITVSIKKNISITEGNTGTTPAPFKVILYKPATTDVFVNYKTKNLNAIAGSDYTAVSGTLRIKAGKVSGNIIVNVLGDNTKEPNERFALVLSNPVNAILGTLDSATCTIKNDDPGFAFNATSSENISVKDSFIKLYPNPVKDLLTIEGLQANGKTIISIIDGAGKVIAVNTTTASVFTQNIKQLPAGSYFVKIESGNKTETLKFIKQ; from the coding sequence ATGAAAACTATTTTACAAAAAATATTTTCTACACTTGGTTTATCATTCATCATTTCATTTGCCTTTGCACAACCCGGAACATTAGACAGCAGTTTTGGAGTAAATGGAAAAGTGACAAAGAATTTTGGTGCTGATTATACTGGTATAAAGGCATGTGCTATACAGGCTGATGGAAAAATTATCTCCGTTGGGAATTCCGACTTGTCTCCATGGAATGTTCCAAATAATTTAATTCTTGCACAATATTTAATGAACGGTAACCTTGATTCAGCTTTTGGAATAAATGGGAAAGTAACAACAACATTTAATCTTGGTGCTTCACTTATAATTGCTTCAACTGTCTTAATTCAACCAGATCAAAAAATCCTGATTGGTGGCAGTTTTTTTGATAGTTATTCAATGACCGATCATTTTGTGATGGCACGGTATCTTACTGATGGTAGTCTGGATTCGGCTTTCGGGGTAAATGGAAAAGTATTTACTTACATCGGGCCTTTCCCTAAAGAAAATTCATTAAGAGCACTTTGTTTACAACAAGATGGAAAAATATTGGCTGGAGGTTACAGTGATGGATATTGTTTAATAAGATATAAATCAAATGGTATAATAGATTCATCTTTCGCAATCAACGGAATATTTACAAATAATAGTGATGAGGCGTTAATCTGTGACATCAGTATTCAAAATGATGGGAAAATAGTTACTGCAGGAAGATCGGAATATTCTACCTCAGGTTTTCAAATAGTACGACACAAGCCAAATGGAAATTTGGATTCTTCTTTTGGGATTAATGGCAAAACTGTAACAACTTTCCTTGGAGAGTTTGCGCAAGCACAATCTCTCGCACTTTTAAACAATGGCAGTAGCATTGCTTCCGGGTTTTCTTATAACCCGGATCAAAATAATTATAATATGGTGCTTGCTAAATATAAATCTACCGGAGCATTGGATTCTTCTTTCGGAATTAATGGTAAAGTTATTACCAATACTGTTGGGAATTATATTGCATACTCAGGTAAATTATTGGTTCAATGGAATGGAAAATTTATTGTTGCCGGAAATATAGCAGCTTCGAATTTTATAATATCCCGATTTAATGAAAATGGAAGCATTGATTCATCTTTCGGTGCTTTTGGCAAAGCGACAGCAATTTTTGAAGTTTCAACAAACACCTTATCAGGGACTTTACAAAAAGATGGAAAAATAATTGCAGTTGGGGGCCCTGATTTCCGCCTTGCCCGTTTCAAAGGAGATGAGCCCATAACAGTCAGCATCAAGAAAAACATCTCCATCACCGAAGGCAACACCGGCACAACTCCTGCTCCATTCAAAGTAATATTATACAAACCTGCAACAACAGATGTATTTGTAAACTATAAAACCAAAAATCTTAATGCAATCGCAGGTTCTGATTATACTGCCGTATCAGGAACTTTAAGAATAAAGGCTGGTAAGGTTTCAGGAAATATTATTGTAAACGTACTTGGCGATAATACAAAAGAACCAAACGAAAGATTCGCATTGGTATTAAGCAATCCTGTTAATGCCATTCTTGGAACATTAGATAGTGCTACATGCACTATAAAAAATGATGATCCGGGTTTTGCTTTTAATGCAACAAGCTCTGAAAATATTTCAGTAAAAGATTCTTTTATAAAGCTATATCCTAATCCCGTAAAAGATTTATTAACCATCGAAGGCTTGCAGGCAAATGGAAAAACAATTATTTCTATTATTGATGGAGCAGGTAAAGTAATTGCCGTAAATACAACAACAGCAAGTGTATTCACACAAAATATAAAACAACTTCCCGCTGGTTCTTACTTTGTAAAAATTGAAAGTGGTAATAAAACAGAAACACTCAAATTCATTAAGCAATAA
- a CDS encoding anthranilate synthase component I family protein: protein MKKIQIKTTYKKMLSDVYTPVGIYLRLRDRFRDTVLLESADNRAVENSFSFIGINAIGGIEISSYDSIDYKIPGQKPEKQSIKNVQDIPKTIWEFMNRFEVEKPADKSVQLAQGFYGYATYDAVQFFETIKIKSYTTTPEIPLMRYRLYQYVIVINHFKDEMYLCENVIDGIESDLAAVESLIKSKDVPTYPFKIQFDEVSNISDDGYREMVQKGIASCLRGDVFQIVLSRRYQQKFIGDEFNVYRALRSVNPSPYLFYFDYGDYKLMGSSPESQLIIKNGKAIVHPIAGTFKRTGDAEKDEQLAEALLNDAKENAEHTMLVDLARNDLSRCCDNVVVNHYRQVHYYSHVIHLVSEVSGNVRANANPFELLALTFPQGTLSGAPKFKAMQLIDEYEPTVRGYYAGCIGFMGFDGTCNQAIMIRTFLSKQNTLHYQAGAGITAKSVPETELQEVNNKLGALKKAVDMAETL from the coding sequence ATGAAAAAGATTCAGATAAAAACAACTTACAAAAAAATGCTTTCGGATGTATACACGCCAGTGGGTATTTACCTACGCCTGCGTGACCGTTTCCGCGATACGGTGCTGCTCGAAAGTGCCGATAACCGAGCAGTGGAAAACAGTTTTTCTTTTATCGGCATCAACGCCATTGGTGGTATTGAGATCAGCAGCTATGATTCTATTGATTATAAAATACCTGGACAAAAACCTGAAAAACAGAGCATCAAAAATGTACAGGATATTCCTAAAACGATCTGGGAATTTATGAACCGTTTTGAAGTGGAAAAGCCTGCCGATAAATCAGTTCAGCTTGCACAGGGTTTTTATGGCTATGCAACTTATGACGCTGTTCAATTCTTTGAAACGATCAAAATAAAAAGTTATACGACGACGCCTGAAATTCCATTGATGCGCTATCGCTTATATCAATATGTAATTGTGATCAATCATTTCAAAGATGAAATGTATTTATGCGAAAATGTGATTGATGGAATAGAGAGTGATCTTGCGGCTGTTGAATCTTTGATCAAGAGTAAAGATGTCCCCACCTATCCTTTCAAAATTCAGTTTGATGAAGTGAGTAACATCAGCGATGATGGCTATAGAGAAATGGTGCAGAAAGGTATTGCCAGTTGTTTGCGTGGTGATGTTTTTCAAATTGTGTTGAGCAGAAGATACCAGCAAAAATTTATTGGTGATGAGTTTAATGTGTACCGCGCACTGCGCAGCGTAAACCCTTCTCCGTATCTTTTTTATTTTGATTACGGTGATTATAAATTAATGGGCAGCAGTCCTGAAAGTCAGCTCATCATCAAGAACGGGAAAGCAATCGTACATCCGATTGCAGGCACTTTCAAACGTACTGGCGATGCTGAAAAAGATGAACAACTTGCAGAAGCTTTATTGAATGATGCGAAAGAAAATGCAGAGCACACGATGCTTGTTGATCTTGCACGAAATGATTTAAGCCGTTGCTGCGATAACGTTGTAGTAAATCATTATCGCCAGGTGCATTATTACTCGCATGTAATACATCTGGTGAGTGAAGTGAGTGGCAATGTTCGTGCAAACGCAAATCCCTTTGAGTTGTTGGCGCTTACATTTCCGCAAGGTACATTGAGCGGTGCACCAAAGTTCAAAGCCATGCAATTGATCGATGAATATGAGCCAACTGTTCGCGGCTATTATGCAGGCTGCATCGGCTTCATGGGTTTTGATGGTACCTGCAATCAAGCCATCATGATCCGCACTTTCCTCAGCAAGCAGAACACGTTGCATTATCAGGCAGGCGCAGGCATTACAGCAAAGTCTGTTCCCGAAACTGAATTGCAGGAAGTAAATAATAAACTCGGCGCTTTGAAAAAAGCAGTTGACATGGCTGAAACATTGTAA
- the trpC gene encoding indole-3-glycerol phosphate synthase TrpC yields MNILDKIVEHKKEEVESQKSKVAIEELKDAQLFSRKTLSLRQFLLDENKTGIIAEFKRKSPSKGIINVDAGVLKITNAYSTFGASGLSVLTDENFFGGSKEDLIKARVNNTPILRKDFMIDAYQFYEAKSIGADVILLIAACLTPTQVKEFAALSKELDLEVLLEIHNEDELEHICDDVDFVGVNNRNLKTFDVDINTSLQLFPHIPKAKLAIAESGFSNTDTIVTLKEAGFKGFLIGENFMKQPDPTIAFADFVTELKAKQHAH; encoded by the coding sequence ATGAACATACTCGATAAAATAGTTGAACATAAGAAGGAAGAGGTCGAAAGCCAGAAGTCAAAAGTTGCAATTGAAGAATTGAAAGATGCACAATTATTTTCAAGAAAGACTTTATCACTCAGGCAATTTCTTTTAGATGAAAATAAGACAGGGATTATTGCAGAGTTTAAAAGGAAATCACCATCAAAAGGAATTATCAATGTTGATGCGGGTGTTTTAAAGATCACGAATGCTTATTCAACATTTGGTGCTTCTGGTTTATCTGTATTGACTGATGAAAATTTCTTTGGCGGCAGCAAAGAAGATCTGATAAAAGCAAGAGTGAACAACACGCCTATATTACGCAAAGATTTTATGATTGATGCTTACCAGTTCTACGAAGCAAAGTCAATTGGTGCAGATGTTATTCTTTTGATCGCAGCTTGTTTAACACCAACACAGGTAAAAGAATTTGCAGCATTATCAAAAGAACTTGATCTTGAAGTATTACTCGAAATTCACAACGAAGATGAACTTGAACATATTTGTGATGATGTTGATTTTGTCGGTGTAAACAATCGCAATCTCAAAACATTTGATGTTGATATCAATACATCGTTGCAATTGTTTCCGCACATTCCAAAAGCCAAATTGGCAATTGCCGAAAGCGGTTTCAGTAATACAGATACAATTGTAACTTTGAAAGAAGCAGGTTTTAAAGGTTTTTTGATCGGCGAAAATTTTATGAAACAGCCAGACCCAACGATTGCTTTTGCTGATTTTGTAACAGAGCTAAAAGCAAAACAACATGCGCATTAA
- a CDS encoding cupin domain-containing protein, with product MYFQNIDALNTKEIFPGFTGHFIHTDHQTFVFWDVIAGSSVPAHQHMHEQIVTVREGQFELTVNGETKVMDKGMTAVIPGNTTHAGIAITDCKLLDIFYPVREDYK from the coding sequence ATGTATTTTCAAAACATAGATGCACTAAACACAAAAGAAATCTTCCCCGGTTTTACAGGGCATTTTATTCATACTGATCACCAGACATTTGTTTTCTGGGATGTTATTGCAGGCAGCAGTGTGCCTGCGCATCAACACATGCATGAACAAATTGTAACAGTAAGAGAAGGGCAATTTGAACTAACTGTAAATGGTGAAACAAAAGTTATGGACAAAGGCATGACTGCAGTTATTCCGGGTAATACTACACATGCTGGAATTGCCATAACAGATTGCAAACTGCTTGATATATTTTATCCCGTAAGAGAAGATTATAAATAA